One Nitrospirota bacterium DNA segment encodes these proteins:
- a CDS encoding alkaline phosphatase family protein, translating to MGYMYMMVAGLARSRALLLVAALLLIAVFLPWNSATATTMTNVPAESGSVGVSHPPTVQTEHVILFVLEGLSQDSLKGGTMPVLSRMIKDGSVTWSATAVKPALRLPTMASLLTGLPVEKHGVTWNSFEFVRGYPRPPTVFDYLDLSGGRDSAIFFMDESLYQLARPEPYTDYQMCGPLKPECSTDTVVRYIRDYFKKAISGHGHGHAILALPHLLVVHLPQAGRAGEAHGWTSKEYREALKTVDKAMGSVLDLYRELNLLDRTTVFVTSLSGNGDLKIGKNGSGGQGGDLPVVPWIASGVGIKPGHVIRQPVSIIDTGATVLRSLGLETHTEWESRPVEEIFLTASAAASVSAGSTGASPQGR from the coding sequence ATGGGCTATATGTATATGATGGTGGCAGGACTTGCTCGAAGCCGGGCGCTCTTATTGGTTGCGGCGTTGTTGCTGATCGCCGTTTTTTTACCCTGGAATTCCGCAACGGCTACGACAATGACGAATGTCCCGGCGGAATCCGGCTCGGTCGGAGTTTCCCATCCTCCGACGGTTCAGACCGAACACGTGATTCTCTTTGTTCTGGAGGGATTGAGCCAGGACTCGTTGAAGGGCGGGACGATGCCGGTGCTCAGTCGGATGATCAAGGACGGGTCGGTGACCTGGTCGGCGACCGCGGTGAAACCGGCGCTCAGGCTGCCGACGATGGCCTCGCTGCTGACGGGCTTGCCGGTCGAGAAACACGGCGTGACCTGGAACTCCTTTGAGTTCGTCCGCGGCTATCCGCGCCCCCCGACCGTGTTCGACTATCTGGACCTGAGCGGCGGGCGGGACAGCGCGATTTTTTTCATGGACGAATCGCTCTATCAACTGGCGAGACCGGAACCCTATACGGATTATCAGATGTGTGGACCGTTGAAGCCGGAATGCAGCACGGACACGGTGGTCCGCTATATTCGGGACTATTTCAAGAAAGCGATCAGTGGTCACGGTCACGGCCATGCGATTCTGGCCCTTCCCCATCTTCTAGTGGTGCATCTGCCCCAAGCGGGCCGGGCCGGCGAGGCGCATGGGTGGACCTCGAAAGAATACCGGGAAGCGTTGAAGACGGTGGACAAGGCGATGGGATCGGTCCTCGATCTCTATCGCGAACTCAATCTGTTGGACCGGACCACGGTGTTTGTGACTTCGTTGAGCGGGAACGGAGACCTAAAAATCGGTAAAAACGGCAGCGGCGGTCAGGGAGGCGATCTGCCCGTGGTGCCCTGGATCGCGTCGGGCGTCGGCATCAAGCCCGGACATGTGATCCGCCAGCCGGTCTCGATCATCGACACCGGCGCCACGGTTCTCCGGTCGTTGGGTCTGGAGACCCACACCGAGTGGGAGAGCCGTCCCGTGGAAGAGATTTTCCTGACGGCGTCGGCCGCAGCCTCGGTCAGTGCGGGCTCAACGGGAGCTTCGCCTCAGGGACGGTGA
- a CDS encoding HEAT repeat domain-containing protein, producing the protein MAQAVEDLLEALEDVDDATREEAAKALAELADPGTLEPLIQACGDDYWSVRAHAAWGIAKIGGPRAVEALIGLFNDPITEVRNEAVAAVAQMGPPVVDRLVKCLKDERWRVREHAAKACGEIKDARAVDALIIACRDRDGAVKSAAAEALGKIGDPKAVPALIKLFRDSSKIVRETAGTACVAIGQVSVEPLIECLKDKDFVVRCHAARALGGMTTDYQIGRPWVRESRVVEALIEALKDPDRAVREDATIALGMIGDPRAIDPLIEAMKDGAVKRHAIASLGMIGDPRALPAVLDALRGKGIRQDGTPTPGCIVSEEAFIKEAAATALGHFRDPRVIPDLIMLLKDGILREKAAQALVLIGDTAIEPLVAFLHDPKASEVEGEGERVLSFASSRLSAKDALRLLVLDTLEKLGWTPPPEEATVDSSVTDNLRVEKPLGETGRFGPAGDLAKGAM; encoded by the coding sequence ATGGCTCAAGCGGTCGAAGATTTGCTGGAAGCGTTGGAGGACGTCGATGACGCCACGCGCGAGGAAGCGGCCAAGGCACTGGCCGAACTGGCCGATCCCGGCACGCTGGAGCCCTTGATCCAGGCTTGCGGCGATGACTATTGGTCGGTCCGCGCGCACGCGGCGTGGGGGATCGCCAAAATCGGAGGGCCCAGGGCGGTCGAGGCCCTCATCGGTCTCTTCAACGATCCGATTACGGAGGTGCGCAATGAAGCCGTGGCCGCCGTGGCCCAGATGGGGCCGCCGGTCGTGGATCGACTCGTCAAATGCCTCAAGGACGAACGATGGCGGGTTCGGGAACATGCGGCCAAAGCCTGCGGCGAGATCAAGGACGCGCGGGCCGTTGATGCGTTGATCATCGCCTGCCGGGACCGGGACGGGGCGGTGAAGAGCGCGGCGGCCGAAGCTTTGGGGAAAATCGGCGACCCGAAGGCCGTTCCTGCGCTGATCAAACTCTTCCGCGACTCTTCGAAAATCGTCCGAGAGACGGCCGGTACGGCGTGCGTCGCGATCGGCCAGGTCTCGGTCGAGCCCCTGATCGAGTGCCTCAAGGATAAAGACTTTGTCGTTCGGTGCCACGCGGCCCGTGCCTTGGGCGGCATGACGACCGACTATCAGATCGGTCGGCCGTGGGTCCGCGAATCGCGCGTGGTCGAAGCCTTGATCGAAGCGCTCAAGGATCCCGACCGGGCGGTGCGGGAGGACGCCACGATCGCGCTGGGCATGATCGGCGATCCGCGCGCGATCGATCCGCTCATCGAGGCGATGAAGGACGGGGCGGTGAAGCGGCATGCGATCGCGTCCCTGGGCATGATCGGCGATCCGCGCGCGTTGCCTGCGGTGTTGGATGCGCTGCGCGGGAAAGGCATTCGCCAGGACGGGACGCCGACTCCCGGCTGCATCGTGAGCGAGGAAGCCTTCATCAAGGAAGCCGCCGCGACGGCCCTCGGCCACTTCCGCGATCCGCGCGTGATTCCGGATCTGATCATGTTGCTGAAGGACGGCATCCTGCGCGAGAAGGCGGCGCAGGCGCTGGTGTTGATCGGCGATACCGCCATCGAACCGCTGGTGGCGTTCCTGCACGATCCGAAGGCGTCGGAGGTGGAAGGGGAAGGCGAGCGCGTCTTGTCCTTCGCGTCGTCCCGGTTGAGCGCCAAGGATGCCTTGCGCTTGTTGGTGCTGGATACGCTGGAGAAACTGGGCTGGACGCCGCCGCCCGAGGAAGCGACGGTGGATTCCAGCGTGACCGACAATCTCCGGGTTGAGAAGCCGCTGGGAGAGACCGGGCGGTTCGGGCCTGCCGGCGACCTCGCCAAGGGGGCGATGTAG
- a CDS encoding HEAT repeat domain-containing protein, translated as MAEQIAALKDEDWAVREEAASALGSLRDARAVLPLVSLLRDSDRAVREAAIGALTAIGEPSVMVLGSCLSDPELSVQEAASSILTVIGDKRVLEPLVKALQSPDWIVRMHAAKALGRIAAAEAAEPLLPLLQDKVKAVREEAARALASIGSAAVPLLLQALKHEDWLVRLHAVESLGKMKSPAAVEPLLYVLFNDRDAAVREDAVRALGEIGDPRAVEFLIMAMKEPGLRLLAVEALGRIGDARAVPVLIEVVNGSGRPASSRPLDGCGDRWDEEMVVMGAAVRALGLIRDERAIPTLVAALQNTITRAEAAAALVRFGPAAVPRLLPLLAKEQDDNIRYHVKEALTQLGWRQGRI; from the coding sequence GTGGCCGAACAAATTGCCGCGCTGAAAGACGAAGATTGGGCGGTCCGCGAGGAAGCCGCGTCGGCCTTAGGCTCTCTGCGTGATGCGCGGGCGGTGCTGCCCCTGGTGTCCCTCCTTCGCGATTCCGATCGGGCGGTGCGCGAGGCGGCCATCGGCGCGCTGACAGCGATCGGGGAGCCGTCGGTCATGGTGTTGGGATCCTGCCTCTCCGATCCGGAGCTTTCGGTCCAGGAGGCGGCTTCCTCCATCCTCACGGTCATCGGCGACAAGCGGGTCCTCGAGCCGCTGGTGAAGGCCCTCCAAAGCCCGGATTGGATCGTCCGGATGCATGCCGCCAAGGCGCTGGGGCGAATCGCCGCTGCCGAGGCGGCCGAGCCGCTTCTGCCGCTGTTGCAGGACAAGGTGAAAGCCGTGCGCGAGGAAGCCGCCCGGGCGTTGGCCTCGATCGGGTCGGCCGCCGTTCCCCTCTTATTGCAGGCTCTGAAGCATGAGGATTGGCTGGTCCGGTTGCACGCGGTCGAATCCCTGGGAAAAATGAAATCGCCCGCCGCCGTCGAGCCATTGCTGTATGTGCTGTTCAATGACCGGGATGCCGCCGTGCGGGAGGACGCCGTCCGCGCGCTCGGCGAAATCGGCGACCCTCGGGCGGTCGAGTTCCTGATCATGGCCATGAAGGAACCCGGTTTGCGGTTGCTCGCGGTGGAAGCGTTGGGGCGAATCGGCGACGCCCGCGCCGTGCCGGTCTTGATCGAGGTCGTCAACGGGTCGGGCAGGCCGGCCAGCAGCCGTCCGCTCGACGGGTGCGGCGACCGGTGGGATGAAGAAATGGTCGTGATGGGTGCGGCCGTTCGAGCGCTGGGCCTCATTCGAGACGAACGAGCCATCCCGACCCTGGTCGCGGCGCTCCAGAACACGATCACCCGCGCCGAAGCGGCGGCCGCGTTGGTGCGATTCGGTCCGGCCGCCGTACCGCGCCTGCTTCCGTTGCTTGCGAAGGAACAGGACGACAACATCCGCTACCACGTGAAGGAGGCGCTCACGCAATTGGGATGGAGGCAGGGGCGGATATAG